In Nitrospinaceae bacterium, one genomic interval encodes:
- a CDS encoding thiamine pyrophosphate-binding protein — MPKMTGAQYLAESMKGYGVSHIFFVPTILSTMLAEMDKRKMGITRVLTHGEKAAAYMADGYARASGRPGICMSQIVGGVNLAAGLRDAWLSCTPLIAFSGGTTPQERYRNAYQEVEDISAFDPVTKFNACVDSVDRIPDLLRQAFRAATSGTPGPVHLRFAGNLGQIEEQELDSEILVEEQFSRVPPFRPEPEASHIAQAADILGAAKKPVIISGGGVRTSGAGAEIVELAEKLQIPIANSMNGKDTVPGNHPLALGSSGSYPRRSANQLVREADLVFFVGTQTGGMVTHFWSVPPIGTPAIQLDIDPEELGRNYPLKAAIMGDAKVSLRKLIDAVDPSTNAIRKEWVEHCQSVVSEWREEWAPLLNSDNAPIRPERICQTFSDFLPSDAIVVADTGHSGMWTGGYLDLNSPDQSYMRAAGHLGWGFPASLGAKCGAPDRPVVLFTGDAGFWYHLSEIETAVRRGINTIVMVNNNGAQNQEEKIFDKAYGGKQPESGHELWYFQKTNFKTIAESMGAHAIRVEKPSELQGALEQALAIKDGPVVLDVVTDIHAMAPRP; from the coding sequence ATGCCAAAAATGACAGGTGCACAATATCTCGCAGAATCAATGAAAGGATACGGAGTAAGCCATATTTTCTTTGTTCCCACGATACTTAGCACGATGCTCGCGGAGATGGACAAAAGGAAAATGGGCATCACGAGGGTCCTCACTCACGGGGAGAAAGCTGCGGCGTATATGGCAGACGGCTACGCCCGCGCCTCGGGGCGGCCGGGCATCTGCATGTCTCAGATCGTAGGCGGTGTAAATCTCGCTGCGGGACTTCGCGACGCCTGGCTCTCCTGTACACCGCTCATTGCCTTCTCGGGTGGAACCACCCCACAGGAGCGTTACCGCAACGCTTACCAGGAAGTCGAGGATATCTCGGCCTTCGACCCGGTTACGAAATTCAACGCATGCGTAGACAGCGTGGACCGGATTCCGGACCTCCTTCGTCAAGCTTTTAGAGCCGCCACTTCAGGAACACCCGGCCCCGTTCACCTCCGATTCGCCGGAAATCTAGGTCAGATCGAAGAGCAGGAACTCGATTCCGAAATTCTCGTCGAAGAGCAATTTTCTCGCGTCCCGCCATTCCGCCCAGAACCAGAAGCCAGTCACATTGCTCAGGCGGCAGATATTCTTGGGGCAGCGAAAAAACCGGTTATTATTTCCGGCGGCGGCGTTCGCACTTCAGGTGCAGGCGCCGAAATCGTCGAACTTGCCGAAAAACTCCAGATTCCCATTGCCAACTCAATGAACGGCAAAGACACAGTACCCGGCAACCATCCACTCGCACTTGGCTCATCGGGCTCTTATCCCAGAAGGAGTGCCAACCAACTAGTTCGCGAAGCGGACCTCGTGTTTTTCGTCGGAACACAAACTGGAGGAATGGTCACGCACTTCTGGTCAGTCCCTCCAATCGGAACTCCAGCCATTCAGCTCGACATTGACCCCGAGGAATTGGGAAGAAACTATCCGCTTAAGGCCGCTATTATGGGCGATGCTAAAGTCTCGCTGAGAAAACTCATCGACGCCGTAGACCCGTCCACCAATGCTATCCGCAAGGAATGGGTCGAACATTGCCAGAGCGTCGTATCTGAATGGCGCGAAGAGTGGGCGCCGCTTCTTAACTCTGACAATGCCCCCATCCGCCCGGAGCGCATCTGCCAGACCTTCAGCGACTTTTTGCCCTCCGATGCTATCGTTGTCGCCGATACGGGACATTCAGGCATGTGGACAGGCGGATATCTCGATCTGAACAGCCCAGATCAGAGCTACATGCGTGCTGCGGGTCACCTCGGCTGGGGATTCCCGGCTTCCCTCGGTGCTAAATGCGGGGCGCCAGATCGGCCTGTCGTCCTATTTACAGGAGATGCAGGATTTTGGTATCACCTCAGCGAAATTGAAACAGCTGTACGCCGGGGTATTAATACAATCGTCATGGTTAACAACAACGGCGCACAGAATCAGGAAGAGAAAATTTTTGACAAAGCATATGGCGGCAAACAACCCGAGTCGGGACACGAGCTCTGGTATTTCCAAAAAACAAACTTCAAGACCATAGCAGAATCGATGGGAGCACATGCCATTCGTGTGGAAAAACCAAGTGAACTTCAGGGAGCGCTGGAGCAGGCGCTTGCCATTAAAGACGGTCCAGTTGTCCTGGATGTCGTGACGGATATTCACGCAATGGCGCCCCGGCCATAA
- a CDS encoding 3-keto-5-aminohexanoate cleavage protein, with protein sequence MEKLIITNCAADSRKHEGVPKRLQTPDAVAKEIRNSYDAGAVIAHIHGIPMKLESWEPLTNAVREACPEAIIQFGIAAMGLKGREKIIHNKPDMASIALGSHDFAFIDADLLVEHTRQEIEDQVRLFNDNGVKPEFECFNLGHLWNLEWLLDKGIVEAPLILTIFFGWPGGFWSPATLKELLHRIEHLPSDCRFSVSAAGLTQTALETVSIIQGGHVRVGTEDEPYYSEGVLAEDNAQLVARMGRISRELGRELATVEEARKMLGLPSAS encoded by the coding sequence ATGGAAAAACTCATAATCACTAATTGCGCCGCCGATTCCAGGAAGCATGAAGGTGTCCCAAAGCGCCTTCAAACACCCGATGCCGTCGCCAAAGAAATTCGCAACAGCTATGACGCTGGTGCCGTAATTGCTCATATTCACGGCATACCGATGAAGCTTGAAAGCTGGGAGCCTCTTACCAATGCTGTCCGAGAGGCTTGTCCCGAGGCGATTATTCAGTTCGGCATCGCCGCCATGGGCCTCAAGGGGCGAGAGAAGATTATCCACAACAAACCCGACATGGCTTCCATCGCTCTGGGCTCGCACGATTTCGCGTTTATTGACGCCGATCTTCTTGTTGAGCACACACGCCAGGAGATAGAGGATCAGGTTCGGCTCTTTAACGACAACGGCGTTAAACCTGAATTTGAATGCTTCAACCTGGGTCATCTGTGGAATCTCGAATGGCTACTCGACAAAGGCATTGTCGAGGCACCTTTGATACTCACTATTTTCTTCGGCTGGCCGGGCGGTTTCTGGTCTCCGGCCACGCTCAAGGAACTCTTGCATCGAATCGAGCACCTGCCATCGGACTGCCGGTTTTCGGTGAGTGCTGCGGGACTTACGCAAACCGCCCTTGAAACGGTGTCGATCATTCAGGGTGGCCATGTCCGGGTGGGAACAGAAGATGAGCCCTACTATAGCGAGGGCGTTCTAGCCGAGGACAATGCCCAGCTCGTTGCCCGTATGGGAAGGATCTCTCGTGAACTCGGCCGCGAACTTGCGACAGTGGAGGAGGCACGCAAAATGCTAGGGCTTCCCTCGGCCAGCTAA
- a CDS encoding ABC transporter ATP-binding protein: MSYITVSDLNKIYITTNREPVNALDDINLEIEEGEFVCIVGPSGCGKSTLLKILSGLLSITSGSASLMGKAITGPHSDVGIVFQDPILLPWRTVLNNTLLPAEIMGLDPKVTHPRAHDLIKLVGLDEFENVYPSELSGGMRQRNAIIRALIHDPAVLLMDEPFGALDAMTREQMNMELQRIWLDSKKTVFFITHSIPEAVFLGDRVVVMTPRPGKIAEIIDVEIPRPRNLATMGDEKFVALTQRIRSLLYVEGSLD, translated from the coding sequence ATGTCTTACATCACCGTATCCGACCTAAATAAGATTTACATCACCACCAACCGCGAGCCGGTAAACGCTCTGGATGATATCAATCTTGAGATTGAAGAGGGTGAATTTGTCTGCATCGTCGGACCAAGTGGCTGCGGTAAAAGCACACTTCTGAAAATTTTGAGTGGTCTGCTTTCCATCACGTCGGGGTCGGCCTCTCTCATGGGCAAAGCCATCACGGGCCCTCACAGCGACGTTGGCATTGTTTTTCAGGACCCCATCCTCCTTCCCTGGCGGACAGTCCTGAACAACACTCTTTTACCCGCCGAGATAATGGGGCTTGATCCGAAAGTTACGCACCCACGGGCGCATGATTTAATTAAGCTGGTTGGGCTGGATGAATTCGAGAATGTCTATCCCAGTGAACTATCGGGCGGCATGCGGCAGCGAAACGCGATTATTCGCGCTCTGATACACGACCCGGCTGTCCTCTTAATGGACGAGCCCTTCGGTGCGCTCGACGCCATGACCCGCGAGCAGATGAACATGGAGCTCCAGCGGATATGGCTCGATAGCAAAAAAACAGTATTCTTCATTACTCATAGTATCCCGGAGGCGGTCTTTCTCGGGGACAGGGTCGTCGTGATGACACCTCGGCCTGGTAAAATCGCCGAGATAATTGACGTCGAAATTCCTCGGCCACGCAATCTTGCCACCATGGGGGATGAGAAATTCGTCGCCCTCACCCAGCGAATCCGAAGTCTTCTCTACGTAGAAGGCTCGTTAGACTAA
- a CDS encoding ABC transporter permease: protein MAENKQQIKDEAPSLADTLLEKQYLLFPISFFVLIAVWEGFIRFFEIDEFLLPAPSGIGMALLRGLFFVDAGNPVAEAADFMNLMQGSFYNHISHTMFEAVMGFFMGSFIGLGLGLLFMQSKWVEAIIMPYVVAFQTLPKLAIAPLFIIWFGYEVESKIFLAGLVAFFPLLVNTMVGLRSVNQDQLDLLRSLSASRWKTFWKLQFPSALTFIFAGFEIAAVFSLLGAILGEFVGAGQCMWGGRGQCGLGILLMQMSFSADTTGTFAILVILSMMGLGMHKTVRFIKLKVLFWAPENDKIESAQ, encoded by the coding sequence ATGGCTGAAAACAAACAACAAATAAAAGATGAGGCTCCTTCACTGGCAGACACTTTGCTGGAGAAGCAGTACCTCCTGTTCCCGATCTCCTTTTTTGTTCTGATCGCGGTTTGGGAGGGGTTTATACGCTTCTTTGAAATTGATGAATTTCTCCTCCCTGCTCCATCGGGAATTGGCATGGCACTTCTGCGAGGATTGTTCTTCGTAGATGCTGGTAATCCTGTCGCTGAGGCGGCGGATTTCATGAACCTGATGCAGGGCAGTTTTTACAACCACATCAGCCACACCATGTTTGAAGCGGTGATGGGATTCTTCATGGGCAGCTTCATCGGGCTGGGGCTGGGGCTGCTATTCATGCAGTCAAAGTGGGTCGAGGCGATTATCATGCCCTACGTGGTGGCGTTTCAGACGCTCCCAAAATTGGCAATCGCCCCGCTGTTCATCATCTGGTTCGGCTATGAAGTGGAATCAAAGATTTTCTTGGCGGGCCTGGTGGCATTTTTCCCGCTACTCGTAAACACAATGGTGGGACTCAGGTCGGTCAATCAGGACCAACTTGATCTTCTGCGCTCGCTTTCGGCTTCCAGATGGAAAACATTCTGGAAGCTTCAATTTCCTAGTGCCCTCACCTTTATTTTCGCTGGCTTTGAGATCGCCGCGGTGTTCAGCCTGTTGGGCGCGATACTCGGCGAATTCGTCGGGGCGGGTCAATGTATGTGGGGTGGCCGCGGTCAATGCGGGTTGGGGATTTTACTCATGCAGATGAGTTTTTCCGCCGACACCACCGGCACTTTCGCCATCTTGGTGATCCTCTCAATGATGGGTCTGGGAATGCACAAAACAGTGCGCTTCATCAAGCTAAAGGTGCTTTTCTGGGCGCCTGAAAACGATAAGATAGAGAGCGCACAATAG
- a CDS encoding ABC transporter substrate-binding protein, whose product MKRISVFFIAVLMITSFSLAPQTASAAEKLNNIKITLANPLFNPGISFLWISNFLGYYQEEGVDAQFVAAQGGAQGMGWALAGRTHIAIPRPIPILFKAAKAQKAPPLMGVYIVNRDAIYADGVAVPIGSPIKSVCDLQGKKVGVMSQRDAGPLFVKKALETCGIPKKNQRVTYLPVGPVAKAATAMKLGRVEAWANVDVQYTLAKASGFKFNIIPYQKGWTKNLFGNVVWVNKEYLAKNRKTVIGFLRGLAKGSLFFYTNPKATLEAHWVLYPESMPKGISKAKATARMLNVLVDRAPKLRPDDGTEKINKFGAHHAGEWDEYLKFVGLDKIISKKLLKELYTNDMIDEVNNFDRQKVIDRAKNWDFAKEVKNFRALEKRYGK is encoded by the coding sequence ATGAAAAGAATTTCAGTTTTCTTTATCGCTGTATTAATGATTACCTCATTTTCACTTGCGCCTCAGACGGCTTCAGCCGCCGAAAAACTGAACAACATCAAAATTACATTGGCTAATCCTCTGTTTAACCCGGGAATTTCCTTCCTCTGGATCAGTAACTTCCTTGGCTACTACCAGGAAGAGGGCGTAGACGCCCAGTTCGTCGCAGCCCAGGGCGGCGCCCAGGGGATGGGATGGGCTCTCGCAGGCCGGACCCATATCGCGATTCCGCGGCCCATTCCAATCCTCTTTAAAGCCGCAAAAGCACAGAAAGCACCGCCTTTAATGGGCGTATACATTGTGAACCGCGACGCCATCTACGCCGACGGCGTGGCCGTTCCGATTGGCAGTCCCATCAAGAGCGTTTGTGACTTGCAGGGCAAAAAAGTTGGCGTGATGAGCCAGCGCGACGCTGGCCCGCTTTTTGTCAAAAAAGCGCTTGAGACTTGCGGCATTCCCAAAAAAAATCAGCGCGTGACCTACTTGCCGGTAGGCCCGGTCGCGAAAGCTGCAACGGCCATGAAACTGGGTCGTGTAGAAGCATGGGCAAACGTTGACGTGCAGTACACGCTGGCAAAGGCGAGCGGCTTTAAATTCAACATCATTCCTTATCAGAAGGGTTGGACCAAGAACCTTTTCGGTAACGTGGTCTGGGTAAACAAAGAATACCTTGCCAAGAACCGCAAGACCGTGATCGGTTTCCTGCGAGGCCTCGCGAAGGGCAGCCTGTTTTTCTATACGAACCCGAAGGCCACGCTTGAGGCGCACTGGGTGCTTTACCCCGAGTCCATGCCCAAAGGTATAAGCAAGGCAAAAGCCACCGCACGCATGCTCAATGTACTCGTAGACCGGGCGCCCAAACTCCGTCCGGATGATGGAACGGAGAAAATCAACAAATTCGGCGCGCATCACGCGGGCGAATGGGACGAGTATCTTAAATTTGTCGGCCTCGACAAGATAATTTCCAAAAAATTACTGAAAGAGCTTTACACGAACGACATGATTGACGAGGTCAACAATTTTGACCGCCAGAAAGTTATTGATCGGGCGAAAAATTGGGACTTTGCCAAAGAGGTTAAAAACTTCAGAGCGCTCGAAAAACGTTATGGCAAATAA
- a CDS encoding cyclase family protein yields MCATRFIDLSSPLENGANEPRPPEITYLDHKEFGARSAKSWGIPLEDLHDGVGGAAEQLNVSTHSGTHMDSPWHYGPTVAGKPSRKIDQIPVEWCYGDGVVLDLRHKNTGDWITEDDIKGALEKIDYEIKEGDIVLLWTGTGEKRDDPNYSELHPGMSIAGTEYLLDRGVRVIAIDAFGFDRPFNNQIPEFKAGKKESLMPCHHILGRQREYFQIEQIQNIGAIPRPHSFKLSCFPINIKDASGGWVRPVAIVED; encoded by the coding sequence ATGTGTGCAACACGCTTTATTGATCTCAGCAGCCCCCTTGAGAACGGCGCCAACGAGCCGCGTCCGCCCGAGATCACTTATCTTGATCACAAGGAATTCGGTGCCCGCTCAGCAAAAAGTTGGGGAATACCGCTGGAGGATCTTCACGACGGCGTCGGCGGGGCGGCCGAACAACTGAATGTCTCCACCCACTCGGGCACCCACATGGATTCTCCCTGGCATTATGGGCCCACCGTTGCGGGCAAACCTTCCAGGAAGATAGACCAAATTCCTGTTGAGTGGTGCTACGGCGATGGCGTGGTACTCGACCTCAGGCACAAGAACACGGGAGATTGGATCACAGAGGACGACATCAAGGGCGCCCTTGAAAAAATTGACTACGAGATAAAAGAAGGCGACATCGTTCTTCTCTGGACGGGCACCGGCGAGAAACGCGACGATCCCAACTACTCGGAACTTCATCCAGGCATGAGCATCGCGGGAACCGAGTACCTGCTTGACCGGGGCGTGCGCGTCATCGCCATTGACGCATTTGGCTTCGACCGCCCGTTCAATAACCAGATCCCCGAGTTCAAGGCAGGCAAGAAAGAATCTCTCATGCCCTGCCACCACATCCTTGGCCGGCAGCGCGAGTACTTTCAGATAGAACAAATCCAGAATATCGGCGCGATACCCCGGCCACACAGCTTCAAGCTGTCCTGCTTTCCTATCAACATCAAAGATGCGAGCGGTGGCTGGGTGCGACCGGTCGCGATAGTCGAAGACTAG
- a CDS encoding aminopeptidase P family protein, giving the protein MYLNEERARGLMAEHNIDVLVASTPENVTYVAGTWGWSNKVYVYSVHIFALYARDAGIAPALIVPGQEVTYTSMQQSWIKDLYTFGGKSALIQPAGSTAQTPEEETYLGMYNDDAKREKSPGASLAQALRDRGLDKARIGLDQERVMPNVRAQIDAAIPDATIVEASDLFRLIRMVKTPDELKAMSAAAELNEKAGIAASEAVADGAVEQEIANVFASEVGRGGGKWQWFHFCSGRRATGIFPPTNKKVAKGEMWKFDAGLHLNNYQADTGWGGVLGEPTKEQLNLWKATEDGFEAALAKVKTGALGSTLYKAMLETTQGAGYPEHNGNFAGHAIGLEQREVPYVLTNPFPQNSEFLPPSSDFPLETGTTLCLENPMQIFGFGGTQIEKTVVVTETGYEFVYPQERKLWVV; this is encoded by the coding sequence ATGTACCTGAACGAAGAGCGTGCACGCGGCCTCATGGCCGAACACAACATTGATGTTTTAGTGGCCAGCACCCCTGAGAATGTAACCTATGTTGCTGGAACATGGGGCTGGTCCAACAAGGTATATGTTTACTCTGTCCACATATTTGCGCTCTATGCGCGTGATGCGGGAATTGCCCCGGCCCTGATCGTACCTGGCCAGGAAGTTACCTATACCTCGATGCAGCAATCCTGGATCAAGGATCTCTACACCTTTGGCGGCAAAAGCGCACTCATACAACCAGCGGGCTCCACGGCGCAAACGCCTGAGGAAGAAACCTACCTTGGCATGTACAACGATGACGCCAAAAGAGAAAAATCCCCGGGTGCCTCGCTGGCCCAGGCCTTGCGCGACAGAGGACTCGACAAGGCCCGCATCGGGCTTGACCAGGAGCGCGTCATGCCCAACGTGCGTGCCCAGATCGATGCGGCCATTCCAGACGCAACGATTGTCGAGGCCAGCGACCTTTTCCGCCTGATTCGTATGGTCAAAACACCCGACGAGCTAAAAGCGATGAGCGCCGCCGCCGAGTTGAACGAGAAAGCCGGCATAGCCGCCTCCGAGGCAGTCGCCGATGGGGCTGTGGAGCAAGAAATTGCCAATGTCTTTGCATCCGAAGTCGGGCGGGGCGGCGGAAAGTGGCAGTGGTTCCACTTCTGCTCCGGAAGAAGAGCAACCGGTATCTTCCCGCCGACCAACAAAAAAGTTGCCAAAGGCGAGATGTGGAAATTCGACGCAGGCCTCCATCTCAACAACTACCAGGCCGATACTGGCTGGGGCGGCGTCCTCGGCGAGCCAACCAAAGAGCAACTAAACCTTTGGAAAGCAACTGAGGATGGTTTTGAAGCGGCCCTGGCCAAGGTTAAAACGGGCGCTCTGGGCTCAACCCTTTACAAAGCCATGCTGGAGACAACACAAGGCGCAGGCTACCCTGAGCACAACGGAAACTTCGCTGGCCATGCCATCGGCCTTGAGCAACGCGAAGTTCCTTATGTTCTTACAAACCCGTTTCCCCAAAACAGCGAATTCCTGCCGCCTTCAAGCGATTTCCCGCTTGAGACGGGAACCACACTTTGTCTCGAAAATCCAATGCAGATTTTCGGATTTGGCGGCACCCAGATTGAGAAAACAGTTGTCGTTACCGAAACCGGCTATGAATTCGTATATCCGCAGGAGAGGAAACTCTGGGTGGTTTAA
- a CDS encoding DMT family transporter, with protein sequence MLDSFSPNLLSFMAAILVSVAQTLFRTGLTHLNPTATALMMNMTTVTLAAMLYFYLDEGGPWSLEAAFWFALVGFSGGSFGRYFNFQAVKLIGLARTSVLIQSLLIWTAVLGVMFLGERLTLGVAAGTLAIMFGAVLLVYEKEDGKRNYSLWLYLLPLMAAFAYSVTFLFRKYGLALMPSPPFGMVVASGSASLLLMCAMPFTEGKSSKPEWHFGSLAFVGLGASFNFMAMVLFWNALRDGEIVRVVPINRLSVLFVIFFSWFFFRKQEAVTFRVVAGGILSVVGAFVIVWGK encoded by the coding sequence TTGCTAGATTCGTTTTCTCCAAACCTCCTCTCATTCATGGCGGCCATTTTGGTGTCGGTGGCCCAGACTCTGTTCCGGACCGGATTGACCCATCTGAACCCGACGGCAACGGCGCTCATGATGAACATGACGACGGTCACCCTCGCGGCGATGCTGTATTTTTATCTAGATGAAGGTGGTCCTTGGTCCCTTGAGGCGGCGTTTTGGTTTGCGTTGGTTGGATTTTCCGGGGGCTCTTTCGGGAGATATTTTAATTTCCAAGCGGTAAAACTCATCGGTCTGGCCCGGACGTCGGTTCTAATTCAATCGCTATTGATTTGGACGGCGGTCCTGGGAGTAATGTTCCTGGGAGAGCGATTGACCCTCGGGGTGGCGGCCGGAACGCTGGCCATTATGTTCGGGGCCGTATTGTTGGTTTATGAAAAAGAAGATGGGAAAAGAAATTATTCGCTATGGCTCTATCTTCTTCCGTTGATGGCGGCCTTTGCTTATTCTGTGACGTTTTTATTTCGCAAGTACGGATTGGCGCTGATGCCATCGCCGCCATTCGGGATGGTGGTAGCGTCGGGAAGCGCATCGCTGCTTCTGATGTGCGCGATGCCTTTTACGGAAGGCAAGTCGTCCAAGCCGGAATGGCATTTCGGCTCCTTGGCTTTTGTTGGTTTGGGTGCGTCATTTAACTTTATGGCCATGGTTCTTTTTTGGAATGCCTTGCGAGATGGAGAAATTGTCCGCGTGGTTCCAATTAACCGGCTCTCGGTGCTTTTTGTGATTTTTTTCTCGTGGTTCTTCTTCAGGAAACAAGAGGCGGTGACGTTTCGTGTGGTGGCAGGAGGCATTCTCTCCGTTGTAGGTGCCTTTGTCATTGTCTGGGGCAAGTAA
- a CDS encoding DMT family transporter — protein sequence MLESIDPNLLAFLGAIIIAVARTLYRGALSRLGPGVVALFSSAITLVISWLYFWAVGDVDVWHPQGLFWFALIGFMGGLGNRYLSFFSMSKVGLARTSILMQTSLLWSSLLAIAFLGERPTHWVILGSITIMLGSILLVYRRENEKLNIRFVYYLIPLAIALIQGFSQLFRKYGYYWLPSASLGMSVANSMAMICLLVVVPFAEDVSLKRWEQRPAYLVILGALFNAFAMILFWTAVKMGNIVEVIPINRLSVLLIILFSWLFFRKQEAITAQVVLGGFLSVAGAWAIVLGK from the coding sequence TTGCTTGAGTCAATTGATCCCAATTTGTTGGCTTTTCTCGGAGCCATAATCATTGCGGTGGCCCGGACGCTGTATCGCGGTGCGCTCAGCAGGCTAGGCCCGGGGGTGGTGGCGCTTTTTTCGAGTGCCATCACACTCGTTATCTCCTGGCTGTATTTTTGGGCCGTGGGGGATGTGGATGTCTGGCACCCGCAAGGACTATTTTGGTTTGCGCTAATCGGATTTATGGGCGGGTTGGGAAACCGCTACTTGAGTTTTTTCTCGATGAGCAAGGTGGGCTTGGCACGCACATCTATCCTCATGCAAACCAGTTTGCTTTGGTCCTCGTTGCTGGCTATCGCGTTTCTGGGCGAGCGCCCAACTCATTGGGTTATCTTGGGATCGATAACCATCATGCTGGGCTCCATTCTTCTCGTGTACCGCCGCGAGAATGAGAAGCTGAATATTCGTTTTGTTTATTATCTGATCCCATTAGCCATCGCGTTGATTCAAGGCTTCTCTCAGTTATTTCGAAAATACGGGTACTACTGGCTTCCCTCGGCGTCGCTCGGGATGAGCGTAGCCAATTCGATGGCGATGATCTGTCTGCTTGTGGTTGTTCCGTTCGCCGAGGATGTAAGTTTAAAGCGCTGGGAGCAGCGGCCTGCTTATTTGGTAATCCTCGGTGCGCTATTCAATGCGTTCGCGATGATCCTGTTCTGGACGGCGGTCAAGATGGGAAATATCGTTGAAGTCATCCCGATTAACCGTCTTTCCGTGCTTTTGATTATCCTGTTCTCATGGTTGTTTTTCCGAAAACAAGAGGCGATTACGGCACAGGTGGTGCTGGGAGGTTTCCTGTCGGTGGCTGGTGCCTGGGCTATCGTTTTGGGGAAATAA